CCCTGTCAACGGATCACCGTAGTAGCCGCCCTCGAAGAACTGGAACTGCGGCGAGATGGCCCATTTGTCGTGCTTGAGGTTCAGCACGACCGTAGCACTCAATGGGGTTTCGTACGAGCCTACTGCCGCTTCGACGGCGCCGGGTATCTGAGTGAACGGCAAGTACGCTCCGCCCAGGTCGAACAGCGGCCGGGCAGGTGCGTTGTAGTATGGGTTGGCGACCCCGTTCAATTCCGTCGCCACGGAATTGACGCCGCCGAAGCTGCCGCATGGCGCATTTGGATTAGTCGAGGGCGCTGCGCCGGCGCATGCCTTTGTGAACGAGTTGTATTGCTGGATGGCGACATTCACCGTACTGAGCACGCTGCCGCCATTCTGCGTCGGACTGTATTTGATCAAGCTGCGTGTGAACGTCAGCGAGAACAGTCCGGACAACCCGTTGTGGTTGAAGTCGCCCTTCGTCAGTTCGAACTCGACGCCGTCGGACGTCTGGCGGCCGACGTTGAGTCCGGAGATGAAGCCCGTCTTCTGGTTGAGGAAGAAGTTCTGGATCTGATCTTTCGTCTGGCGTAAGAACGGCGTCATCTTGAAGCTCATGTCGCCGGACTGGTGCTCCCACGAGAAGTCGTAGTTGTTCGATGTCGGTGGCCGCACCGCGTGTGTCGTCGTCGTGAAACCGATCGGCCAGAAATTGACCGCGTCGTAGGAAGCTAGGTCCTGTTGCAGCAGGTTGTACTGTTCGAACGCGGTGTTCGGCGCCTGGGTGTACTTGCCGTAGCTGAAGCGCAGCACGTTGTTCGGATTGAGCGTGTACGTGCCCCCGATGCGCGGCTCGAACTCGTTGTACGATGTGGTGTCGTTCGGCAGATTCTTGATGATCGACGCCACCGATTGGACGCCGTTCACCATCGGACAGGGCTGACTCACGCCGCCGTCATTGGCGGTATTGTAGAACGGCACCTGACCGGCGCCGGGGACGACGCAATACGAGCTGTTGAACGCATTGAACCAGAAGTCGCGCGCCGGTCCGCCGGTATCCGACAGTTTGTAGCGGAAGCTGTCCATACGTACGCCGATGTTGAACAGCAGCTGCGATGTGGGTTTCCACTGGTCTGTCAGTGAGGCGGACAAAAACGTCGGCTTGGCTTGATTGCCGCCGCCGTACCGGCCGTTTTCCGCTGCGAACCATTCGCATGGACCGCTGCCGCACGAATCGGGCAACGTCAGATTCGCCGCGCCGTTCGCCGCATCGGACAGACCGACGGTGGCTGCGTTGCCGCTATAGCAACTCACGGCCTCGCCCGCCGGCGTGTAGCAAATGCCCGAACGCGGCGCGTTCTTGTTGACCGCGTACAGGAACGAGTCGGCCCCCGTGTTGCGATTGATGCCGACCAACTCGTTGATCATCGTGTCGTCGTTAGCGCGGTAGTCGTTGGCAAACGTGTCACCGACTTCGAGGTTTATGAGGTTCTTGTCGTTGATCTGGTTCGCGTACGACGCGCTGACGCCGTTGGTCATCGTCTGCACGTAGTAGTTGAGCGGGCAGTAGCCGACGAAGGTGGTCCAGCCCGTGTTCGGACACGTCTGCGGCCACAACGAGTAGTTGTTGTAGGCGTAGATTCTGAAGTACGAAGAAGTGCCGATGTTCTTCTGGTACTGCAGCTTGATGATCGAATTGGGGTTGGCCGTGCCGTCGCGCTGGTTGGGATCGATGTTCGCGAAGGTTCCCAAAAGGGCCGAATACGGCGACCGATGCGTGCTGTTCGGATTGTACGCGAAGTTCACAGGGTTGACCATGCCTTGCAGCTGATCGGCCGTCACGCCCGAGCCGAGCACGCCGCCGACTCGGCCCATGTACTGGTAGCCGAGGCCAGGGCCACTCGCGTAGCCGAACACGGGCGCTCCGTTGTTGAGGGTCTGCTGCAGACCGGGAACGGTGACGCCCCAGTCGGAAGCCGAACCATAGTACGTGTTGTGCAGATACGAGTTGTCGTACAGCAGTTGGATGTCGTCCTTGCCCGCGTCGTTCCTATGCGGCACGCCGAAGTGCAGGTTGACGACGTTTTCGTAGTCCCAGACGTCCGAGACGTTCAAGCTGTCCACCGGCGAGGCAAGCGCGATGCCGCCAGGACCGATGTGCGTCGAATAGCATGACTCGAAGTTCAAGTCGGTGCTATTGTGCGGACACGGCAAGCGGTTTGACGGCGTTCCCCACAAGTTCTGTAGGCTGGCCCCGTTGTTCTCATCGAAGTAACGGAACGACTGGTGATAGCCGCCGACGCCCACGAAGTACGTGAAGTTGCGATCCGGTGTGGCGCCGCCGATCTCAAGGCTGGCTTTGTTGTAGAGCGCGGGCCCGCCCATGCCGAGGCTCAATTCGCCATAGCCCGGATACGTGCCATTGCGGATGACCTGGTTGATGTAGCCGGCCAAGCCTTGCGACTCGGAGCTGGCAGGCGCTGCGCCCGTGTAGACTTGCAGCTCCTGTTGGCCGAGCGCGGAGGCGGTCGACGTGGGATAGTTATCGTACGAGCGCAGGACGGGTACACCGTCGAACTCGTAGCCGACTTGGTCGAAGTCGCCGCCGCGGATGTGGATGGTTTGGAACCAACCGCTCTGTCCGGCTGGAACCACGACGCCGGGCGTTGATGCGATGGCGCCGTATGCGGCATCGAGACTGCCGCCGCCGCCGAGCGATGCGACTTTGGCTTGCGTGGCCGCACTGACCGAGTAGACGTCGGACGTCGTTCCGGCCTTCACAAGCGCACTAGCTGCAGTGGTCGTGACATGTCCGAGGACTTTGGCGGACGCTTGCATCGTCAGTTTCACGACCTGAGTATTGTCTGCGAAAACCGAGATGCCGGGTTGCGCTGTCGTGTCGTATCCGTCCTTGCTTCCCGTGACTTCATACGTGTCCGGCGTGAGCGAGACGAATGAGAAATGTCCTGAACTGCCGGTTATGGTCGAAACAGACTCGGATGGTGACGCTGCCGTGATCTTCACGCCTGCTAACGGTGTGCCGTCCTGCAACGTCACACTACCGTTGAGCGCTCCGGTCGTGCCGGCCAGAACCAACGTTCCCTGACCGGCGACGGCGATCGCCGCGAGTATCGCTACCGCTAAGAATCTTAGCTTTGGTAACATATGATAGACCTCCAGACATCGAAGAAAATCTTCGATGGCCTTTTCTTAAATGTACGAGCATCGGTTATCCCCGTCCGCGGCATAGCGGCGACATACTAATGGCAGGACGGCGGCAAGACTCAAATAGAGCCGTCGATGACAGTTGGACGCGAGTGCCATGGAAGTTTTAGTAAAACGCGGTGTGCGCCGGATTCAGCTTGGAATTCGCGGGCGCGGCTGTCTCGCGTTATCCTTGCGGACAGAGTTCGCGCACGAGGTAACCGCGTCCGTACACCACCGCAAGTTCTGCCTTGGCGCCGGCTGCGCGTAATTTGCGCCGCATGTTATATATGTGAACGCTGAGCAGGCTGGCCGATTTCGAATCGGGAGCGCCGCCAAGCGCCGCGAAGCAGCGCTTGTGCGTGACGACCGCACCGGGTTTTTCAAAGAGCGCCCGCGCAAGCGCAAATTCTTTTGAACCAATAGAAATCAGCACATCGTCGACAGTCAGCGCGGCGAGTTGCGGATAGAGCGTGACGTTCGCGACTCTGCGTGCTTCGGCAGGCGACGCTGCCATCGCGCGCAGCGGCCGATCGCCGAGATCGCCGTCGATTTTCGTGCCCGCCGCGAGCCGCATTTCGATTTCCTCCGGATGATAGAGCATGACGCGTATGCTCGGTCCGTTTGGCGGCCTACGGGCTCGTCCTGCGCACTGTCACCGATGCGGCATATCTTGGGCACATGTGAGAGGGCGACGTCACTTTCGAAGTGGGATGAGTATTTCAAGCCGGCCATCGCGAAGATAGATCCCAGCCCAAATGATCACTGCGAAGATGCCCGGGAAGAGAACCTCAAACGGTGGATGACTGATGCGCAAGTTAGAAGCGATAGCGCCGCCGAGGTAGCCGGTCTCGATCGAGGTTGACGGGATATCCAAGCGGCGCCATCGCCGCTAGAACCGCCGGTACGAGAAGCACTTTGATCGTGCCGTCAAACAGCAAGAATATCACGGCGATGATCGTGAGGATCTAGAAGCAAGTGTAGGAGGGCAAAGCCGTATTCGGGTGAGCCGTACTAGGGTGAGCCGTACTAGGGCAAGCATCGCTTGCCCAATTGGGTGAGCGGTGCTCACCCTAGTACACGATGCTAACCCTCCTAAGGAGCGACCGGGCAAGCCCGGCGCGATCGTCGAGCGGGATTCCTGGTCCAAGCGCGCATTCCCGTCGCGTGCCCAACGGCGCGCGCCGCTGGCTTACGAAGACTTGAGCGTTGTCGTCGCGGTCGTCTTGAACGAGCCCATGTGGCCTTGCATCGTCCGCGAGAATTTCTGATCGAACTCAATCAGCCGATTGCCGACGAGCGATTCGGTGATGTCGACGGTGACGTCCGCCGTGCGGTCGCCTCGGGGAGTGGAAAAGGTCTCGGTCCCGTTGCCTGTCGCGTGGAGTTGAATGGAGTCACCCGATGCGGTTGACACAACGGTCTTGACATTGATGGAGTTGACCGTACCCGAAGCATCGACCGTTTGGATGCTCGTCTGCCACGAATCGCCTGCTTTGACGCTGGCAGATTCGCCGGCCGCGATCGATGCGGCGTTATCGAATGCCACGATATATGGATCTGGCGGAGAGCCCGCATCTACGGTCTGGCCGGAGACGCTGTGCGATGCGCTGCTCGAGTCGGCCACGCCGGTCAGAGTTATCGCCGCATCGGCGAGGTCGGTTCGTTTGACCACCATGTTCCCGCTTTCGTCCTGAGGGCCGTGGCCGGAACCCGGGCCATGA
This DNA window, taken from Candidatus Eremiobacteraceae bacterium, encodes the following:
- a CDS encoding TonB-dependent receptor, which produces MLPKLRFLAVAILAAIAVAGQGTLVLAGTTGALNGSVTLQDGTPLAGVKITAASPSESVSTITGSSGHFSFVSLTPDTYEVTGSKDGYDTTAQPGISVFADNTQVVKLTMQASAKVLGHVTTTAASALVKAGTTSDVYSVSAATQAKVASLGGGGSLDAAYGAIASTPGVVVPAGQSGWFQTIHIRGGDFDQVGYEFDGVPVLRSYDNYPTSTASALGQQELQVYTGAAPASSESQGLAGYINQVIRNGTYPGYGELSLGMGGPALYNKASLEIGGATPDRNFTYFVGVGGYHQSFRYFDENNGASLQNLWGTPSNRLPCPHNSTDLNFESCYSTHIGPGGIALASPVDSLNVSDVWDYENVVNLHFGVPHRNDAGKDDIQLLYDNSYLHNTYYGSASDWGVTVPGLQQTLNNGAPVFGYASGPGLGYQYMGRVGGVLGSGVTADQLQGMVNPVNFAYNPNSTHRSPYSALLGTFANIDPNQRDGTANPNSIIKLQYQKNIGTSSYFRIYAYNNYSLWPQTCPNTGWTTFVGYCPLNYYVQTMTNGVSASYANQINDKNLINLEVGDTFANDYRANDDTMINELVGINRNTGADSFLYAVNKNAPRSGICYTPAGEAVSCYSGNAATVGLSDAANGAANLTLPDSCGSGPCEWFAAENGRYGGGNQAKPTFLSASLTDQWKPTSQLLFNIGVRMDSFRYKLSDTGGPARDFWFNAFNSSYCVVPGAGQVPFYNTANDGGVSQPCPMVNGVQSVASIIKNLPNDTTSYNEFEPRIGGTYTLNPNNVLRFSYGKYTQAPNTAFEQYNLLQQDLASYDAVNFWPIGFTTTTHAVRPPTSNNYDFSWEHQSGDMSFKMTPFLRQTKDQIQNFFLNQKTGFISGLNVGRQTSDGVEFELTKGDFNHNGLSGLFSLTFTRSLIKYSPTQNGGSVLSTVNVAIQQYNSFTKACAGAAPSTNPNAPCGSFGGVNSVATELNGVANPYYNAPARPLFDLGGAYLPFTQIPGAVEAAVGSYETPLSATVVLNLKHDKWAISPQFQFFEGGYYGDPLTG
- a CDS encoding helix-turn-helix domain-containing protein — encoded protein: MLYHPEEIEMRLAAGTKIDGDLGDRPLRAMAASPAEARRVANVTLYPQLAALTVDDVLISIGSKEFALARALFEKPGAVVTHKRCFAALGGAPDSKSASLLSVHIYNMRRKLRAAGAKAELAVVYGRGYLVRELCPQG